In one Apostichopus japonicus isolate 1M-3 chromosome 18, ASM3797524v1, whole genome shotgun sequence genomic region, the following are encoded:
- the LOC139958525 gene encoding insulin-like growth factor 2 mRNA-binding protein 2 isoform X2 produces the protein MHWLVHADIPHTAENQPGFSGPLFPLCNQLSVLDPSSYFRRIFGRRHNIKMSKVYIGNLSLEVTEKELRNLFEQKAGITAQEISMKDGFAFVDVENNDLVEQAIEKLNELNLLGSVISVQPSLQKKKKPRSSAIIVHNIPPSVDVSVIETLLDSVGEVLSCNKGREGENGYSVQVRFSSPEEARKAIEELNKHELEGNTLRVKYRNPAGRNGRNPRQNYGGPGGNREQGSLPPDFDFPVRLLVPSDAVGAIIGKGGETIRKITEDTNAKVDIHRRENPGSTEKAVTLNGRPSEINAAVRRIIEIMVEEAQKKEKSEEIPLKILVHNNLVGRLIGRGGKSLKQIMEGSKAKVTVSPFHELTVYNPERTVCVYGSTEQCSKAEEQITSKLRKAYENFLQTVQPHQPNMFPGLNHMSSGLNHMGSSMFPSQEYSPNMNPYQPPGYMNGNGSGPMGQNSTSETVHLYIPKESVGPIIGLSGENIRISAKRANASIKISEAESETATERQVVIKGTPESQYKAQYDIFEKIRRERLFKDREFLRSEILVPKSLVGRIIGRGGVRVRELQRVTGASIDVPPSNPMEENGGGDNKGGGNQEEEEVLVTIEGPFFAIQSAQLQIRKLRNDVMERQTMHNYNRNVRGYRMGRGGRGGGRRPPNGRGNHDGGPMDQ, from the exons ATGCATTGGCTCGTACACGCTGACATACCTCACACAGCCGAAAACCAGCCGGGATTTTCTGGCCCTCTTTTCCCCCTTTGTAATCAACTCTCCGTTCTCGACCCTTCTTCATACTTTAGGAGAATCTTCGGACGTCGACACAATATAAAAATGAGCAAAGTATATATTGGAAATCTTAGCCTGGAAGTGACCGAAAAGGAGCTCCGAAACCTCTTCGAACAGAAAGCAGGCATCACAGCTCAAGAGATCTCTATGAAAGATGGCTTCGCCTTTGTCGATGTAGAAAACAACGATCTCGTAGAACAAGCAATTGAAAAGTTAAACG AATTGAATTTGCTGGGCTCAGTTATCAGTGTGCAACCCTCCctgcaaaagaagaaaaa ACCTCGTTCTAGTGCCATCATAGTGCACAACATTCCACCATCTGTTGATGTCAGTGTTATTGAGACTCTTCTGGACAGTGTGGGTGAAGTGTTGAGCTGCAATAAAG GCCGTGAAGGGGAGAATGGCTACTCAGTCCAAGTGAGATTCAGCTCCCCAGAGGAAGCTCGAAAGGCGATAGAAGAACTGAATAAACATGAACTGGAGGGTAACACTTTACGG gtAAAATACAGGAACCCAGCTGGCCGTAATGGTCGCAATCCCAGACAAAATTATGGTGGTCCAGGTGGGAACAGGGAACAGGgttcacttcctccagactttGACTTTCCTGTCAG GTTGCTGGTTCCCAGTGACGCAGTCGGTGCCATAATTGGTAAGGGCGGTGAAACAATCCGTAAGATCACCGAAGATACGAATGCTAAGGTCGACATCCACCGACGTGAGAACCCTGGTTCCACTGAGAAAGCTGTCACGCTCAATGGCCGTCCCAGTGAAATAAATGCTGCTGTTAGACGAATCATTGAAATTATGGTGGAAGAAGCCCAGAAGAAAGAGAAATC GGAGGAAATTCCCTTGAAGATACTGGTGCATAACAATCTAGTTGGAAGACTAATTGGAAGAGGGGGAAAATCTCTGAAACAAATCATGGAAGGCAGTAAGGCTAAAGTCACTGTTTCTCC GTTCCATGAATTGACTGTCTATAACCCTGAACGTACCGTATGTGTTTATGGCTCAACCGAACAGTGTTCAAAGGCAGAGGAACAAATCACCAGTAAACTCAGGAAAGCCTATGAGAACTTCTTGCAGACTGTCCAACCACATCAGCCTAACATGTTCCCAGGACTTAACCATATGTCTTCAGGACTTAACCATATGGGGTCGTCAATGTTCCCTAGTCAGGAATATTCACCTAACATGAACCCATACCAGCCACCAGGGTACATGAACGGCAATGGCAGTGGTCCAATGGGG caAAACTCAACCTCTGAAACTGTGCATTTGTACATCCCAAAAGAGTCTGTGGGTCCAATCATTGGTCTCAGCGGTGAGAATATCCGTATTTCAGCCAAAAGAGCAAATGCTTCCATTAAG ATCTCAGAGGCAGAGAGTGAAACTGCAACAGAACGTCAAGTGGTGATTAAGGGTACCCCTGAATCCCAATACAAGGCCCAGTATGACATCTTTGAAAAGATTCGCCGGGAGCGGCTCTTCAAGGACAGAGAATTTTTGCGCTCGGAAATATTGGTACCCAAGTCTCTGGTTGGGCGTATCATTGGAAGAGGCGGTGTAAGA GTCCGTGAGCTACAACGTGTGACAGGTGCTTCCATAGATGTACCCCCCAGTAACCCCATGGAGGAGAACGGGGGCGGTGACAATAAGGGAGGAGGAaaccaagaagaagaagaagtgcTGGTAACCATCGAAGGACCGTTTTTTGCCATCCAG TCTGCACAACTCCAGATTCGTAAGCTCCGCAACGACGTGATGGAGAGACAGACTATGCATAACTACAACCGTAACGTGCGAGGCTACCGCATGGGTCgtgggggtaggggaggaggaagaagaCCCCCTAATGGACGTGGGAACCACGATGGGGGTCCCATGGATCAGTAA
- the LOC139958525 gene encoding insulin-like growth factor 2 mRNA-binding protein 3 isoform X1, whose translation MHWLVHADIPHTAENQPGFSGPLFPLCNQLSVLDPSSYFRRIFGRRHNIKMSKVYIGNLSLEVTEKELRNLFEQKAGITAQEISMKDGFAFVDVENNDLVEQAIEKLNELNLLGSVISVQPSLQKKKKPRSSAIIVHNIPPSVDVSVIETLLDSVGEVLSCNKGREGENGYSVQVRFSSPEEARKAIEELNKHELEGNTLRVKYRNPAGRNGRNPRQNYGGPGGNREQGSLPPDFDFPVRLLVPSDAVGAIIGKGGETIRKITEDTNAKVDIHRRENPGSTEKAVTLNGRPSEINAAVRRIIEIMVEEAQKKEKSEEIPLKILVHNNLVGRLIGRGGKSLKQIMEGSKAKVTVSPFHELTVYNPERTVCVYGSTEQCSKAEEQITSKLRKAYENFLQTVQPHQPNMFPGLNHMSSGLNHMGSSMFPSQEYSPNMNPYQPPGYMNGNGSGPMGPGHLPGLYYPTPPGGYNGPPNAMQNPQNSTSETVHLYIPKESVGPIIGLSGENIRISAKRANASIKISEAESETATERQVVIKGTPESQYKAQYDIFEKIRRERLFKDREFLRSEILVPKSLVGRIIGRGGVRVRELQRVTGASIDVPPSNPMEENGGGDNKGGGNQEEEEVLVTIEGPFFAIQSAQLQIRKLRNDVMERQTMHNYNRNVRGYRMGRGGRGGGRRPPNGRGNHDGGPMDQ comes from the exons ATGCATTGGCTCGTACACGCTGACATACCTCACACAGCCGAAAACCAGCCGGGATTTTCTGGCCCTCTTTTCCCCCTTTGTAATCAACTCTCCGTTCTCGACCCTTCTTCATACTTTAGGAGAATCTTCGGACGTCGACACAATATAAAAATGAGCAAAGTATATATTGGAAATCTTAGCCTGGAAGTGACCGAAAAGGAGCTCCGAAACCTCTTCGAACAGAAAGCAGGCATCACAGCTCAAGAGATCTCTATGAAAGATGGCTTCGCCTTTGTCGATGTAGAAAACAACGATCTCGTAGAACAAGCAATTGAAAAGTTAAACG AATTGAATTTGCTGGGCTCAGTTATCAGTGTGCAACCCTCCctgcaaaagaagaaaaa ACCTCGTTCTAGTGCCATCATAGTGCACAACATTCCACCATCTGTTGATGTCAGTGTTATTGAGACTCTTCTGGACAGTGTGGGTGAAGTGTTGAGCTGCAATAAAG GCCGTGAAGGGGAGAATGGCTACTCAGTCCAAGTGAGATTCAGCTCCCCAGAGGAAGCTCGAAAGGCGATAGAAGAACTGAATAAACATGAACTGGAGGGTAACACTTTACGG gtAAAATACAGGAACCCAGCTGGCCGTAATGGTCGCAATCCCAGACAAAATTATGGTGGTCCAGGTGGGAACAGGGAACAGGgttcacttcctccagactttGACTTTCCTGTCAG GTTGCTGGTTCCCAGTGACGCAGTCGGTGCCATAATTGGTAAGGGCGGTGAAACAATCCGTAAGATCACCGAAGATACGAATGCTAAGGTCGACATCCACCGACGTGAGAACCCTGGTTCCACTGAGAAAGCTGTCACGCTCAATGGCCGTCCCAGTGAAATAAATGCTGCTGTTAGACGAATCATTGAAATTATGGTGGAAGAAGCCCAGAAGAAAGAGAAATC GGAGGAAATTCCCTTGAAGATACTGGTGCATAACAATCTAGTTGGAAGACTAATTGGAAGAGGGGGAAAATCTCTGAAACAAATCATGGAAGGCAGTAAGGCTAAAGTCACTGTTTCTCC GTTCCATGAATTGACTGTCTATAACCCTGAACGTACCGTATGTGTTTATGGCTCAACCGAACAGTGTTCAAAGGCAGAGGAACAAATCACCAGTAAACTCAGGAAAGCCTATGAGAACTTCTTGCAGACTGTCCAACCACATCAGCCTAACATGTTCCCAGGACTTAACCATATGTCTTCAGGACTTAACCATATGGGGTCGTCAATGTTCCCTAGTCAGGAATATTCACCTAACATGAACCCATACCAGCCACCAGGGTACATGAACGGCAATGGCAGTGGTCCAATGGGG CCAGGACATTTGCCTGGATTGTACTATCCTACACCCCCAGGAGGTTATAATGGTCCACCTAATGCCATGCAAAACCCG caAAACTCAACCTCTGAAACTGTGCATTTGTACATCCCAAAAGAGTCTGTGGGTCCAATCATTGGTCTCAGCGGTGAGAATATCCGTATTTCAGCCAAAAGAGCAAATGCTTCCATTAAG ATCTCAGAGGCAGAGAGTGAAACTGCAACAGAACGTCAAGTGGTGATTAAGGGTACCCCTGAATCCCAATACAAGGCCCAGTATGACATCTTTGAAAAGATTCGCCGGGAGCGGCTCTTCAAGGACAGAGAATTTTTGCGCTCGGAAATATTGGTACCCAAGTCTCTGGTTGGGCGTATCATTGGAAGAGGCGGTGTAAGA GTCCGTGAGCTACAACGTGTGACAGGTGCTTCCATAGATGTACCCCCCAGTAACCCCATGGAGGAGAACGGGGGCGGTGACAATAAGGGAGGAGGAaaccaagaagaagaagaagtgcTGGTAACCATCGAAGGACCGTTTTTTGCCATCCAG TCTGCACAACTCCAGATTCGTAAGCTCCGCAACGACGTGATGGAGAGACAGACTATGCATAACTACAACCGTAACGTGCGAGGCTACCGCATGGGTCgtgggggtaggggaggaggaagaagaCCCCCTAATGGACGTGGGAACCACGATGGGGGTCCCATGGATCAGTAA